One Rosa chinensis cultivar Old Blush chromosome 5, RchiOBHm-V2, whole genome shotgun sequence genomic region harbors:
- the LOC112203680 gene encoding S-protein homolog 74, protein MSGFKLYVVALVSLTFLALTIPCSAVTWHVHIVNGLSSGRILFVHCKSKDNDLGIHNLAVGTETTWSFKENFIGTTLFWCYLRTDREEYADFDVFWSEHNRKWLQTRCNWKDCIWTARDDGVYIKNIPNNSDELIHQWGTHW, encoded by the coding sequence ATGAGTGGTTTCAAGCTCTATGTGGTTGCGCTTGTGTCTTTAACATTCTTAGCCTTGACTATCCCATGTTCTGCTGTGACGTGGCATGTTCACATCGTCAATGGACTGAGCTCTGGAAGAATTCTCTTCGTCCATTGCAAGTCTAAAGATAATGATCTCGGCATCCATAATCTTGCAGTCGGAACCGAAACCACTTGGAGTTTCAAAGAAAACTTCATAGGGACAACACTTTTTTGGTGCTACCTGCGCACAGACCGTGAAGAGTATGCTGATTTTGATGTGTTCTGGTCGGAGCATAATCGCAAGTGGCTTCAGACCAGATGCAACTGGAAAGATTGCATATGGACCGCAAGAGATGACGGGGTTTACATAAAGAACATTCCTAACAACAGTGATGAGCTTATTCATCAATGGGGAACGCATTGGTAA